CAATGTGAAGACAACAAAGAATGACAAAGTGTTTGTCTTAAACAAGATACGGCGCAATcgaattgaaagaaaaaaaaattggaatacaacccaaaaaaaattaaaaccttAAGTAGAATTTTACTATAAGTCGACGTAGCATATTTAACCCGCCAACCTAAATGGGCTAATTGGATTCCCAATTAGACAATACTCCCTatgttccatgttaatagagtcacttttttttattttgggaagttagttaattaagtcatttttaattttagcaaaaaataattctctcttttactttattttttttcatctctcttacttttttcaccaTTCATTTAACACATTAAAGAAGTGTCTCTATTAATGgagagattatttttttagcacTTGTACTTTAATTTAGTCAAATATTATTCATGTGTCAATTCagttgtttaaatttatatttttttggcgTTGTTGTGAATCGTGAGTCGTCTAAAATACATGTATACATTTTAGAATAAAGTGTTGAGACTGAAGGGATTTATCAGAAGTAAACGTTGTAGCGTTTTTGTAATACTTTAtggtgaaatgcatgtatacATTTTATGATAAACGTTTGAAATAGTAGGGAGTTTttgtaatactagtatttgatTGCGGgattaatttgatatgaaattcGTAGAGTCAAACAATTCCACAAAGTCAACACGTTGAGGATAGGTAAGGTTAAAAAGTAGGTGGTTcgtttttcttaatttttaattgctaCTACCGTAGTGTAGGGCACTGTAGAGAATCCGTGGTAAATGAAATCTTACTCACAACTGTCCTATGCTGATAGCTCCCCCAACCAATGGCTACGCCGTCGCCATGGCACCAGCGGCCGTTCAGCTCCGCCGCACCAACTTCTCTTCAATCTTCCACGATTTTCCCAATCTATTGCAATAACCGCCACCTTGCTATCCCTTGGTCTCCGAATTTCGAATCATCCTCTTCATGCTGCTCTTCTGTCAATAACGGCTCCAGTAATGGGAGAAACAGATTGAGAGGgaaatcagtagaagtggtaGTCGTTGACGCTGATCCGGAAAATGTTAAGTCGTTCGATTCTCCATTGAACAGGAGCGGATTTGACGGTAGAAGGTTGAGTTTCAAACCGGTGTTTGGAAAGCGAGCATTGTGGCGGAGGATATTCTTCGCATCGAAGAAAGTGAGGAGCATCATTTTGCTCAATTGCATCACCATTATTTACGGTAACGTTCtgaatttgagatttttgttgttgtgaTTGTagcaatttttagtttttatttagaGATAAAAGTCTAGTTTGTTGATCGGGTTTTCAAATGGCGTATGCGTTGACTAGTGTgaaaaaagaaagggaaaGGTTACATATTAAGAACATTGATGCTGAATCTAAACAGTAACGTTAATTTGAACCTACTTTGTTAATTGAGATAGCCTTACAAGTAAACTGGTGAGTTGAAATTGGTGTGcaaatttatagtttaaacATGTTGGATGAGTTTGATAAACTGCCATTGCCAACATAGCAATTAGCAAATGGTGTCAAAGTGAAATGCCTGAATTGAAAATTGTAGGTTATGGCAATAAAAGGGATACTTAGTGTAACCATTTCATTGCAGCTAGTAACATTCCAGTTGTTAAGGAAGTTGAAGCTATTATCGACCCTGAGGCTTTCACAGTTGTGCGGTTTGCTGTGGCTGCCATTCCGTTCATTCCGTTCGTGTTCCAAGCTAGGAATGATTCTCATACTCGTAAAGCAGGATTGGAGTTGGGATTTTGGGTCAGCTTAGGGTACATCTTGCAAGCCCTTGGACTTCTCACATCTGATGCTGGACGAGCATCATTTCTTGCCATGTTCACTGTGAGAACTCTCAAGATTTTGAATGTTGCTAACAACTAACAAGGCATTGTCAAATGGGAGTACTGAGTGTTTTAGCTTCTCCTGATTTTTGTGATGTTCAGGTAATTGTTGTGCCTTTGATTGATGGCATTCTAGGATCTAAGATACCTATATATACATGGTTTGGAGCTCTGGCATCGATCATTGGAGTTGCAATGCTGGAATCCAGTGGGTCACCTCCATGCGTAAGTGTCTACCATACTGATGATTACCATGATAGATTGTTCTTCAGTATGGCTCtggattaaatttttattcagaTACATTGTGTTTCCTTGAATTGCCTTGCTTAATCCATTCAGAGTCCATATGTGTGCACACGAAATATCTCTCGTCTAATTTGCTGTACTTGTTTACAGATTGGAGACTTGTTGAACTTTTTAAGTGCTGTGTCTTTTGGGATTCATATGCTAAGAACTGAACATATTTCAAGAAGCACAGAACGAGAAAATCTTTTACCACTCCTAGGATATGAGGTGAGGTCATAGCTCTTTATTTTTCCTGTTTTTTAATCTTCATGGTTGTCATGGAAGTTTAGCTAATGAAACTATATAGATATGCGTTGTTGCCTTTCTATCAACCCTTTGGTACTTCACTGAAGGATGGTTTGCTGGAGATATCAATGCATCAAATCCATTTTCTTGGACACCGGCAATAGTTTTAGACTGGATTTCGTCGTTCCCTTGGATACCTGCATTGTATACTGGGATTTTTTCAACAAGCTTGTGCTTATGGGTGGAGGTATGGTTTCTTCATTCTTGTGTTGCCCTTACCTTATGGGATTATTCAACTGTTGGCAAGCGAATAAATATATGGCACTATGCAGATGACAGCGATGCGTGATGTTTCGGCTACAGAAACTGCGATCATATATGGGCTGGAACCTGTATGGGGCGCTGGATTCGCTTGGTTCTTACTTGGTGAGAGATGGGGAGTGAGTGGATGGATTGGAGCTGCTCTGGTTCTTGGTAGACCCCACTCCTTTTCCTCCTTGCATACTTTTTTTTGTCCAGATTGATAATCAATGTGAAAATAGTCAAATACCAATGCTTTTTTTGCATTATACCAGAAATCAAATTGAGGAGTGTTATTTCTTGTAGGTGGGAGTCTAACAGTGCAGATAATGGGAGCAATGCCACACTCCTCGTTGCAAGAACGTAGCGATGAGAATGGATTTATTTCAGATAACAAGAACAATTTCAAGTCTTCAGTTGTGAGGGGTACAAAAAATCCATCTGATTTGGTAAACAAGTGAGTATGCATGAGTTGTTATGGCTGCCACTTGCAATAAATCCTCTTGCAACatgaaataaatcaataatggCTCCTAGGAttgtaatttttcttttggttttcagtttcaattttacctttcatgttttacttatgatataaattattattttattatatgataaataaaaccttgttccgATCTCATTTATTAAAGTAATAATAGTTATTTAATCAAActaataatagaaaataaatttttttactaatgtGTTAGTTTTTGCTAGTTTCGGTTTCATTCTCGGATGTGAAAGCATAATATAGAACTTAAATGCATTTTGGACCAATCTAATGAGCTTGGAGAGTTATGGactcattaatttttaattgggCTTTAGTTATATAAGTTGATTAGGATGAAGACTTAGGTTTTAAAAGAGATACTCCtagtagtaatagtagtatttaattagttatttggATTCTACACCACAACTTTTTCCACAAATGGTACTAAATTGTTGAAACCCCTTaatatttattccaagataaattatttaagctgcattaatttcttgtaattataatcataataaaagAAGTACATATACCACAACTTTTCcacaatattttttcaaacgtaaatttataatctaatGCTGTTAGTTCATTCATTTCCGAGATGTCTATTCTTTCGAAATATTTTAGTATACAATATTATTCCCaaattagtataaaaatgatttcagCCTGACCACTGAATATGTACATCCTTGAGAGTCtcacaattaattaagtttggaATATGATTCTTCAATCGATCCGTCACAACTCACTCAGCTCCACCTGGAAATCAAAAAATGCAGAATTTCAACTTTTAGTCATCCAATGACTGATTAATACTGCACAAAAAACTATCATCCAATTAATTGTTGAATAAGAACTACCTCTTTAATTGTAGGTGAGATATATTTAGGCgaatttgtaattttggaGAAATCCACGGTATATAGAGTTTTCAGATTAGGAAGTTCTTTAAAATTTCACTTTGTGAGAGACGCGTGAGCCTCATGCGTCTTTCACTTTAATGAATCACATGAGACACATGCATCTTTCATTTGTTTCTTGTGGATTCTGATTAATTCAAGTGAAAGATGCATGAGGCTCATGCGTCTCTCACAAAGCTAGGAAGCTTTATCATAGTCCATACGTAGACCTCTTCAAATTAGAAATTCGCCGCTATAATTATGACAGGGAATTTGCTCTTTTTTGAATATCAACTATGATGGACACaactaagaaaatataaatgcaaCGTGAATTCATGGGCCAAGAAAGGAGGATATGGATGGATGTAATTATCATTAACTGattttattccattttatACTTATTAAACTTTCTTGTATTATTTCTATATTGgagtactttaattatattccAACACTACTATAATGCaagaaatatagtaaaatgagAGTAAGGCCGACAGCTTCAACATGAAGATTAGCAAAATATAGTAAAGAATGTGAGGATAGAATCACGCTGCGCCTATATGAAGAGGCCGGGGATGTGCATACGAACTCATCATATCCGATCGAGATAGAAAGAATGGCTCATGAGGTTTGCGAGAAGTTGGTATCTCAGGTTTGCATAAAATCTGATGGAGATGTGTTCCACCAACTATTCAGAGAGAAACCACATAAGATATCGGGCATGTGTCCCGATAAGGTCAAAGCATGTGAACTCCATCAAGGCCAATGGGGCAGCGTGGGATCGGTCATCTGCTGGAGCTACTTCCTTGGTATATATATCTCTGACTCTTATgtagtttgtttgttttgttttggtgaTAATACATACATATGATATGGATGTGATGCGCAGATGGGAAAGAGAGGGTGGCGAAGGAGATAATCGAAGCAATAGATGAGGAGAAGAAGTCAGTGACGTTCAATGTGATAGA
The nucleotide sequence above comes from Salvia hispanica cultivar TCC Black 2014 chromosome 5, UniMelb_Shisp_WGS_1.0, whole genome shotgun sequence. Encoded proteins:
- the LOC125186240 gene encoding uncharacterized protein LOC125186240, with amino-acid sequence MATPSPWHQRPFSSAAPTSLQSSTIFPIYCNNRHLAIPWSPNFESSSSCCSSVNNGSSNGRNRLRGKSVEVVVVDADPENVKSFDSPLNRSGFDGRRLSFKPVFGKRALWRRIFFASKKVRSIILLNCITIIYASNIPVVKEVEAIIDPEAFTVVRFAVAAIPFIPFVFQARNDSHTRKAGLELGFWVSLGYILQALGLLTSDAGRASFLAMFTVIVVPLIDGILGSKIPIYTWFGALASIIGVAMLESSGSPPCIGDLLNFLSAVSFGIHMLRTEHISRSTERENLLPLLGYEICVVAFLSTLWYFTEGWFAGDINASNPFSWTPAIVLDWISSFPWIPALYTGIFSTSLCLWVEMTAMRDVSATETAIIYGLEPVWGAGFAWFLLGERWGVSGWIGAALVLGGSLTVQIMGAMPHSSLQERSDENGFISDNKNNFKSSVVRGTKNPSDLVNK
- the LOC125186241 gene encoding kirola-like, encoding MAHEVCEKLVSQVCIKSDGDVFHQLFREKPHKISGMCPDKVKACELHQGQWGSVGSVICWSYFLDGKERVAKEIIEAIDEEKKSVTFNVIEGDLMEQFKVMKLIVHVDTKGEDNLVTWTLEYQKLNKDVADPHSLMDFCLRVTKDIETHHITPA